GAACCCGGCCCGTCCGCGACGGCGGCGGCCGCGGCCAGCCCCACGCCGGTGGTGCTGCCGACCCTGTTCCCGACGTTCACCCCCCGGCCCACACCGACGCCGGCTCCCACCCCGGCGCCGACCGCCACCCCCAGCGCGGCCGGTCCGCTGACCGCGACCGGGGTGCGCCGGCTCGCGTTCCAGCCCTGCACCGCGGGCGCCGGCGGCTTCGTCTGCCCCTTCAGCGTGACCTTCGACTGGAACGACCCCGCGGGCACCGGCGGCACCATCGCCTGGCACCTCGGCGGCCGGGTGGTGAGCCGGACCAACAACTGCACGCCGGTGCCGTTCGCGGTGCCCGAGACCACCAACGTGCCGCCGGAGCAGGCGGGGGCGCACACCGCGACCATCACCGGCACCCTCACCGTCTCCTCCGACCCCGCCGCCCCCGGCACCCAGACCCCGTCGACGGCGTCCGCCTCGCTCGACGCCGGCGGCGGCTCGGCCGGGCCGGTCTCCTTCTTCGGCGGCTCGACCTGCTGAGCCCCGCCCTCTACCGGCGGGAGGGCGACCTGCTGGTTCCCAGCGAGCACACCCGCGGGCCCTGGGACCCGGGCGCACAGCACGGCGGACCACCCGCGGCGCTGCTGGTGCGGGCGATCGAGGCGGCACCCTCGGTGGTCCCCATGCAGCTGGTGCGCTTCGAGGTGCGGCTGCTCCGGGCGGTGCCGCTCCGGCCGCTGCGGGTCAGCTCCACGCTGGTGCGCGACGGCCGGCGGGTGCAGCTGGTCGAGGCGGCGCTGCACAGCGACGGGGTCGAGGTCTGCCGCGCCACCGGGCTGCGGATGCGCATCGCCGCGGGCCTGGAGCTGCCCGCCGGCGACGGCACCTCGCCGCCGCCACCGGCGCCGGAGCAGGGCCGGGTGTCCGACCACGAGCCCCAGGGGACGGCCTTCATCGAGACCGGGGTCGAGCTGCGCTTCGTGCGC
This genomic interval from Candidatus Dormiibacterota bacterium contains the following:
- a CDS encoding thioesterase family protein, encoding MVPSEHTRGPWDPGAQHGGPPAALLVRAIEAAPSVVPMQLVRFEVRLLRAVPLRPLRVSSTLVRDGRRVQLVEAALHSDGVEVCRATGLRMRIAAGLELPAGDGTSPPPPAPEQGRVSDHEPQGTAFIETGVELRFVRGSMRPDGPATVWVRLLHPVVEGEEPSPLMRVAAAADFGNGVSSMLPWESSLFINPELTVYVHRPPAGQWICLDARSELSPAGVGVAHSVLSDTRGSIGHALQALLVDRR